The following nucleotide sequence is from Mycobacterium sp. Z3061.
GGCGGTCAATGCCTGTATCGCGGTGATGCCCGGGATCACGTCGAAGGTGAAATCCACCTCGGCGGCCACCGCCTCCAGGATGCGCAGCGTGCTGTCGTACAGCGACGGATCACCCCAGGCCAGAAACGCGCCCACGCCGTCGGGCGGCAGTTCCGCGGTGATCGCGTCCGCCCAGACCCGGGCCCGCGCGGCGTGCCAGTCGGACACCGCCTGTCGGTAGTCACCACCGGCGGCCCGCTGTGGGTCCTCCAGTTCGACGAACCGGTAACCCGGCTCGCGGATGAACCGCGCGCAGATCTGCCGGCGCAACGCCACCAGATCGCTCTTCGCCTCCCCCTTGTCCATCGCGAAGAACACCTGCGTGTCGTTCAGCGCGTCGATCGCCTGGACGGTCACATAGTCGGGGCCGCCGGCGCCGACGCCGATGACGTGGATGTGACGGGTCATGTCGCTCAAGCTAATTCAGAAAGTGGCATTTCTACCCAGAACCGCCGGTACCCGGTACCAAGGGTATTGACTAGCCGGTGTGATCTGCCTAACGTTGGAGCTACGCGATCGAAGGGACGGTCAACGATGACCACTGCGGTGCGCCCGGGCGGGCCCAGTCGTGAAGAATTCTCCGAGCGTCTGCTCAAGGGCTCGGTCAAGAAGTCCTATGAACCTGTCGTGGACATCGACTGGGACGCCCCGCTGGACCCGGACAAGTTCTTCCTGCCGCCGCGGCTGGTGTCCCTGTACGGCACTCCGATGTGGGACGAAATGACCCGCGAGCAGCAGATCGAGCTGTCCCGCCAGGAACTGGTCAACACGCTCTCGGCGGGAATCTGGTTCGAGAACATGCTCAATCAGTCGCTGTTGCGGACCATACTGCACGAGGATCCCACCAGCCGGTCGACGCACTACAAGCTGACCGAACTGGGTGACGAAACCCGGCACATGGTCATGTTCGGCAAAGCGATCGAGCGGATCGGCGCGAAACCTGTACAGCCCAAGCGTTTTCACCGCTACGTCATCAACGCGCTGCCGCTGGCGTTCCAGCGCGGTTCGATGCTGTGGGTGGCCGCGCTGATCGGTGAGGAGATCTTCGACTCGCTGCAACGGCAGATGATGGATGACCCGGAGCTGCAGCCGATCATCCAGCGGCTCATGCGAATTCACGTCACCGAAGAAGCCCGCCACATCCAGTTCGCCCGGGACGGCGCGCGCAAGCGGGTGGCCGAAATGCCGCGCGTCAATCGCTGGTTCATGGCCAATATCAACGGCGTCGGCGGGTACTTCTTCAACTATCTGTTCAGCAACCCGGTGCCTTATGCGCGCACCGGACTGGACCCGATCCGGGCCCGGCGCGCCGCTCGCACCAGCGAGCACCGCCGTGAGATCCAGGTCGCCGGATTTGCGCCCCTGGCAGCGTTTTTGACCGAGGTGGGGCTGATGGGACGGATTGCCCGCCGGGGCTGGAAGCGCAGCAGGTTTCTGTGAGCACGCCACATGCGGTGGTGATCGTTGGCGCGGGAACCTACGGCCGCAGCGTGCAGGACGCCCTGCAGGCGTCCGGTGTCCACGGCATCGAGGTGCGCGACGAGGTACATCGTGCGGCGTTCGACGATGACACCGACAGCTGGGTGCTGCACACCGACAACGACGTCGTCCGGGCGCGGGTGGTGGTGGCCGCGGCGCCGGCGCCCGTCGTCACCTGGACTCCAGAACTGAAGGGAAGCTCGGCTTTT
It contains:
- a CDS encoding diiron oxygenase, producing MTTAVRPGGPSREEFSERLLKGSVKKSYEPVVDIDWDAPLDPDKFFLPPRLVSLYGTPMWDEMTREQQIELSRQELVNTLSAGIWFENMLNQSLLRTILHEDPTSRSTHYKLTELGDETRHMVMFGKAIERIGAKPVQPKRFHRYVINALPLAFQRGSMLWVAALIGEEIFDSLQRQMMDDPELQPIIQRLMRIHVTEEARHIQFARDGARKRVAEMPRVNRWFMANINGVGGYFFNYLFSNPVPYARTGLDPIRARRAARTSEHRREIQVAGFAPLAAFLTEVGLMGRIARRGWKRSRFL
- the cobF gene encoding precorrin-6A synthase (deacetylating), translated to MTRHIHVIGVGAGGPDYVTVQAIDALNDTQVFFAMDKGEAKSDLVALRRQICARFIREPGYRFVELEDPQRAAGGDYRQAVSDWHAARARVWADAITAELPPDGVGAFLAWGDPSLYDSTLRILEAVAAEVDFTFDVIPGITAIQALTARHRIPLNDIGAPVLITTGRQLRAGGLSGAAVVMLDADCSFQTCPPGTRIWWGAYLGTADELLISGTVGAVAAEIVTLRAQARARHGWIMDTYLLWPAD